A genomic region of Alistipes megaguti contains the following coding sequences:
- a CDS encoding MobC family plasmid mobilization relaxosome protein, with protein MKSPTNPNRPRGGRPPKPETERLKRRLVVCLTETDYDALCRKARGAGLVCAEYARRALARSIVRARMTPETLTLLRQLTGMANNLNQLARMAHVAGYGRDTTTLATLVDRIDALLTRIDKLP; from the coding sequence ATGAAAAGTCCGACGAATCCGAACCGCCCGCGAGGCGGCCGCCCGCCCAAACCCGAAACGGAACGACTCAAACGAAGGCTGGTCGTCTGCCTGACCGAGACCGATTACGACGCCCTGTGCCGCAAGGCACGGGGCGCCGGTCTCGTGTGTGCCGAATACGCCCGGCGCGCCCTTGCCCGGAGCATCGTCCGCGCCCGGATGACTCCCGAGACGCTCACCCTGCTGCGGCAGCTCACCGGCATGGCGAACAACCTCAACCAACTCGCCCGCATGGCGCATGTGGCTGGGTATGGACGCGATACCACCACTTTGGCGACGTTGGTCGACCGAATTGATGCGCTGCTCACCCGAATCGACAAACTGCCATGA
- a CDS encoding relaxase/mobilization nuclease domain-containing protein: protein MIAKLSKGGSFSGAVQYIFGPGKGADCLAGMGVLFKDTPSIIRGFERQAAQNPRVSKPVGHVVLSFSPRDAARLDNRLLLSIAVEYLDRMGIKDTQLIIVRHRDREHPHLHILFNRVGNDGRTISDRNDRYRSERLCKQLTARYGLYFASGKEQVKEYRLREPDKTKYEIYHALCDTVPRCRNWEELTAALRREGVTTEFRMCGGTSDVQGVVFAKNGYPFNGSKIDRQFSYSKIDTALERNSRQALAPERQSAPTLTPSFSYLLDDLLRPRFDPDEAEQTQQEQPRKRRGRRR from the coding sequence ATGATTGCCAAACTCTCGAAAGGCGGCTCCTTCAGCGGAGCCGTCCAATACATTTTCGGTCCCGGGAAGGGCGCCGATTGCCTGGCCGGGATGGGCGTTCTGTTCAAGGACACGCCCTCCATCATCCGCGGATTCGAACGGCAGGCTGCGCAAAACCCCAGGGTTTCGAAACCCGTGGGACACGTCGTACTCTCCTTTTCGCCCCGGGATGCCGCCCGGTTGGACAACCGACTGCTGCTCTCCATTGCGGTGGAGTACCTGGACCGGATGGGGATCAAGGATACACAACTTATCATTGTCCGCCACCGCGACCGGGAACATCCCCACCTGCATATTCTCTTCAACCGCGTGGGCAACGACGGACGAACGATCTCCGACCGCAACGACCGCTACCGTTCGGAGCGGCTCTGCAAGCAACTGACCGCCCGTTACGGACTCTACTTTGCATCGGGCAAGGAGCAGGTCAAGGAGTACCGGCTGCGCGAACCGGACAAGACGAAATACGAAATCTACCATGCCCTGTGCGATACCGTCCCCCGCTGCCGCAACTGGGAGGAGCTGACGGCAGCCTTGCGCCGCGAAGGTGTCACTACGGAGTTCCGGATGTGCGGAGGCACCTCCGACGTGCAGGGAGTCGTGTTTGCCAAAAACGGCTACCCGTTCAACGGTTCGAAGATCGACCGGCAGTTCAGCTATTCGAAAATCGACACCGCTCTGGAACGGAACAGCCGACAGGCGCTTGCTCCCGAACGCCAATCGGCCCCGACCCTGACACCCTCGTTCAGCTACCTGCTGGACGACCTGCTGCGTCCGAGGTTTGATCCCGACGAGGCGGAACAAACCCAGCAGGAACAACCGCGCAAACGCCGCGGGCGACGGCGTTAA